In Erigeron canadensis isolate Cc75 chromosome 1, C_canadensis_v1, whole genome shotgun sequence, a single window of DNA contains:
- the LOC122606259 gene encoding la-related protein 1B-like isoform X2 produces the protein MTADSSTVAAAITHSGDDGGVKSPTSAVTRRSLPVPWAQAVRGSDSVPGISDPAPPPETPPENNAAGGLKKSAWNKPSAINGVIDGNSEPLMGAASWPALSESTRPGFKLPESSSKPASDGSVSAPVVLQQQTKQAKSNANSHHTNSNHMNQRNRSMKRAGAAGGAGTGNGNTGGAGTGNVGGAGTGNVGSVGGTSAGYIRPLPPPPPPMPPPFPLFDVYGNLVPPPPPPPFKGNTWSPRSVGVVGQDQSLNRNPARRNNNFGPRPVNNGGRRDHHDRDWRGPRSHQMGVGPPPPPPVRGFIRPHPGPASFIPHQPIRPYGPPMGYGASYVYLPTLAPEPFRGVPPLPPPGTSGSMFMPRMDSSFEDPILKQIEYYFSDDNLVKDNFLRSHMDDEGWVPISLIAGFRRVQLLTNDIQMITKSLRDSTTLEIQGDKLRRRTDWKRWVQSSNKSQGDTSSHEANENSVEETSLQNLTLEDGPSNEKEVAGSDSSNLVNGEVTSGEPCF, from the exons ATGACCGCCGATTCCTCTACCGTCGCCGCCGCCATTACTCATTCCGGCGATGACGGCGGTGTTAAAAGCCCAACATCCGCCGTCACCAGAAGAAGTTTACCCGTTCCGTGGGCCCAAGCTGTTCGTGGGTCGGATTCGGTTCCGGGTATTTCTGATCCGGCACCGCCTCCGGAGACTCCGCCGGAAAACAATGCCGCCGGTGGCTTAAAAAAGTCTGCTTGGAATAAACCTTCTGCAATTAATGGTGTTATTGATGGAAATAGTGAGCCTCTTATGGGGGCTGCTTCTTGGCCTGCTTTATCTGAATCGACCCGACCCGGATTCAAGCTGCCCGAATCTTCATCTAAACCCGCATCCGATGGATCCGTTTCG GCACCTGTAGTACTGCAACAACAAACAAAACAGGCTAAAAGTAATGCAAACTCTCATCACACtaattcaaaccatatgaatcAGCGAAACCGATCAATGAAACGAGCAGGGGCTGCTGGTGGGGCTGGTACTGGTAATGGTAATACTGGTGGTGCTGGTACGGGTAATGTTGGTGGTGCTGGTACGGGTAATGTTGGTAGTGTTGGTGGCACATCTGCAGGCTATATAAGGCCgctaccgccaccaccaccaccaatgcCGCCCCCGTTTCCACTTTTTGACGTGTATGGTAATTTggtaccaccaccaccaccacctccgttTAAGGGGAATACTTGGTCCCCTAGATCAGTTGGAGTTGTTGGGCAGGATCAGTCTTTGAATAGGAATCCAGCCCGGAGGAATAATAACTTTGGTCCTAGGCCGGTGAACAATGGTGGAAGGCGTGATCATCATGACCGTGATTGGAGGGGTCCTAGAAGTCATCAAATGGGAGTGGgcccaccacctccaccaccagttaGGGGATTTATTCGACCTCATCCAGGCCCTGCTTCTTTTATTCCTCATCAGCCTATAAGACCGTATGGCCCCCCAATGGGTTATG GTGCATCATATGTATATCTGCCTACATTAGCTCCAGAGCCATTTAGGGGTGTGCCTCCTCTGCCTCCCCCTGGAACATCGGGTTCTATGTTTATGCCTCGTATGGATTCTTCTTTCGAGGATCCAATACTTAAGCAGATTGAATATTATTTCAG TGATGACAACTTGGTGAAAGATAACTTTTTGAGGTCACACATGGATGATGAAGGATGGGTACCTATCTCATTAATAGCTGGTTTTCGTCGA GTTCAACTTTTGACGAATGACATCCAAATGATTACAAAATCTTTGAGAGATTCAACTACTCTTGAAATTCAG GGTGACAAGTTGAGGAGACGTACTGATTGGAAAAGATGGGTACAATCTTCCAACAAGAGTCAAGGGGATACATCGTCACATGAAGCAAATGAGAATTCTGTGGAAGAAACTTCATTGCAGAATCTCACACTGGAAGACGGGCCTAGTAATGAAAAAGAAGTCGCGGGATCAGATTCTTCAAATCTTGTTAATGGGGAAGTCACTAGCGGGGAACCTTGTTTCTAA
- the LOC122606259 gene encoding la-related protein 1B-like isoform X1 translates to MTADSSTVAAAITHSGDDGGVKSPTSAVTRRSLPVPWAQAVRGSDSVPGISDPAPPPETPPENNAAGGLKKSAWNKPSAINGVIDGNSEPLMGAASWPALSESTRPGFKLPESSSKPASDGSVSAPVVLQQQTKQAKSNANSHHTNSNHMNQRNRSMKRAGAAGGAGTGNGNTGGAGTGNVGGAGTGNVGSVGGTSAGYIRPLPPPPPPMPPPFPLFDVYGNLVPPPPPPPFKGNTWSPRSVGVVGQDQSLNRNPARRNNNFGPRPVNNGGRRDHHDRDWRGPRSHQMGVGPPPPPPVRGFIRPHPGPASFIPHQPIRPYGPPMGYDIGASYVYLPTLAPEPFRGVPPLPPPGTSGSMFMPRMDSSFEDPILKQIEYYFSDDNLVKDNFLRSHMDDEGWVPISLIAGFRRVQLLTNDIQMITKSLRDSTTLEIQGDKLRRRTDWKRWVQSSNKSQGDTSSHEANENSVEETSLQNLTLEDGPSNEKEVAGSDSSNLVNGEVTSGEPCF, encoded by the exons ATGACCGCCGATTCCTCTACCGTCGCCGCCGCCATTACTCATTCCGGCGATGACGGCGGTGTTAAAAGCCCAACATCCGCCGTCACCAGAAGAAGTTTACCCGTTCCGTGGGCCCAAGCTGTTCGTGGGTCGGATTCGGTTCCGGGTATTTCTGATCCGGCACCGCCTCCGGAGACTCCGCCGGAAAACAATGCCGCCGGTGGCTTAAAAAAGTCTGCTTGGAATAAACCTTCTGCAATTAATGGTGTTATTGATGGAAATAGTGAGCCTCTTATGGGGGCTGCTTCTTGGCCTGCTTTATCTGAATCGACCCGACCCGGATTCAAGCTGCCCGAATCTTCATCTAAACCCGCATCCGATGGATCCGTTTCG GCACCTGTAGTACTGCAACAACAAACAAAACAGGCTAAAAGTAATGCAAACTCTCATCACACtaattcaaaccatatgaatcAGCGAAACCGATCAATGAAACGAGCAGGGGCTGCTGGTGGGGCTGGTACTGGTAATGGTAATACTGGTGGTGCTGGTACGGGTAATGTTGGTGGTGCTGGTACGGGTAATGTTGGTAGTGTTGGTGGCACATCTGCAGGCTATATAAGGCCgctaccgccaccaccaccaccaatgcCGCCCCCGTTTCCACTTTTTGACGTGTATGGTAATTTggtaccaccaccaccaccacctccgttTAAGGGGAATACTTGGTCCCCTAGATCAGTTGGAGTTGTTGGGCAGGATCAGTCTTTGAATAGGAATCCAGCCCGGAGGAATAATAACTTTGGTCCTAGGCCGGTGAACAATGGTGGAAGGCGTGATCATCATGACCGTGATTGGAGGGGTCCTAGAAGTCATCAAATGGGAGTGGgcccaccacctccaccaccagttaGGGGATTTATTCGACCTCATCCAGGCCCTGCTTCTTTTATTCCTCATCAGCCTATAAGACCGTATGGCCCCCCAATGGGTTATG ATATAGGTGCATCATATGTATATCTGCCTACATTAGCTCCAGAGCCATTTAGGGGTGTGCCTCCTCTGCCTCCCCCTGGAACATCGGGTTCTATGTTTATGCCTCGTATGGATTCTTCTTTCGAGGATCCAATACTTAAGCAGATTGAATATTATTTCAG TGATGACAACTTGGTGAAAGATAACTTTTTGAGGTCACACATGGATGATGAAGGATGGGTACCTATCTCATTAATAGCTGGTTTTCGTCGA GTTCAACTTTTGACGAATGACATCCAAATGATTACAAAATCTTTGAGAGATTCAACTACTCTTGAAATTCAG GGTGACAAGTTGAGGAGACGTACTGATTGGAAAAGATGGGTACAATCTTCCAACAAGAGTCAAGGGGATACATCGTCACATGAAGCAAATGAGAATTCTGTGGAAGAAACTTCATTGCAGAATCTCACACTGGAAGACGGGCCTAGTAATGAAAAAGAAGTCGCGGGATCAGATTCTTCAAATCTTGTTAATGGGGAAGTCACTAGCGGGGAACCTTGTTTCTAA